A genomic region of Pseudomonas sp. MPC6 contains the following coding sequences:
- a CDS encoding long-chain-acyl-CoA synthetase: MSTPHDTITWGMMLRKLPAIAKAIPRVVKGMKAANVKDPAQPCGLGWSFEQAALRNPDGPALLQGDVVLSYAQVNQWANRIAHHLIAQGIRKGDGVAVFIENRPELLVAILAVAKVGAISALLNTSQTRDTLAHSLNLVAPAAIIVGEELVPAFSAVRERVSITPGRTWFVADQGTHTHPGIAPDGFINLMAASVDACSDNPASSQQVFFDDPCFYIYTSGTTGLPKAGVFKHGRWMRSSASFGMIALDMRPEDVVYCTLPLYHATGLCVCWGSAISGASGFAIRRKFSASQFWNDVRQYRATTLGYVGELCRYLVDQPPAADDNQHRVTKMIGNGLRPGAWREFKTRFGVNHICELYAASDGNIGFTNVLNFDNTVGFSLMTWELAAYDHDSGLPTRNAKGFMRKVAKGEQGLLLAKIDDKAPLDGYTDPQKTAKVVLHDVFAKGDRYFNTGDLMRNIGFGHAQFVDRLGDTYRWKGENVSTTEVENILLQHPNICEAVAYGVEIRNTNGRAGMAAITPAESLATLDFSELLAFAREQMPAYAVPVFLRVKVKMETTGTFKYQKTRLKDEAFDPGRTGDDPIYAWLPGTGTYVPVTEQLLEDIHGGKYRY, encoded by the coding sequence ATGAGCACGCCGCACGACACGATTACCTGGGGCATGATGCTCCGCAAACTCCCTGCCATTGCCAAAGCCATCCCCCGTGTGGTGAAAGGCATGAAAGCGGCCAACGTCAAGGACCCGGCCCAACCCTGTGGCCTGGGCTGGAGCTTCGAGCAGGCGGCCTTGCGCAATCCCGATGGCCCGGCTTTGCTGCAGGGCGACGTGGTACTGAGTTATGCACAGGTCAACCAATGGGCCAATCGCATTGCCCATCACCTGATTGCCCAAGGCATCCGCAAGGGCGATGGAGTGGCGGTGTTCATCGAGAACCGCCCGGAACTGTTGGTGGCGATTCTGGCGGTGGCCAAGGTCGGCGCGATCAGCGCCTTGCTCAATACCTCGCAAACCCGCGACACCCTGGCCCACAGCCTGAACCTGGTGGCACCCGCGGCAATCATTGTCGGCGAGGAGCTGGTCCCGGCGTTTTCGGCGGTGCGCGAACGGGTGTCGATCACGCCTGGGCGCACCTGGTTTGTCGCCGATCAAGGCACCCATACCCATCCGGGCATTGCCCCCGACGGGTTCATCAACCTGATGGCGGCCAGCGTCGATGCTTGCAGTGACAACCCCGCCAGCAGCCAGCAGGTTTTTTTCGACGACCCGTGTTTCTACATCTACACCTCAGGCACCACCGGCTTGCCCAAGGCCGGCGTGTTCAAGCACGGCCGCTGGATGCGCAGTTCCGCCAGCTTCGGCATGATCGCCCTGGATATGCGCCCCGAGGATGTTGTCTATTGCACCTTGCCGCTCTATCACGCCACCGGGCTGTGCGTGTGCTGGGGTTCGGCGATCAGTGGCGCTTCAGGCTTTGCCATCCGCCGCAAGTTCAGCGCCAGCCAGTTCTGGAACGATGTGCGTCAGTACCGCGCGACCACCCTCGGCTACGTCGGCGAGCTGTGCCGTTATCTGGTGGATCAACCGCCCGCTGCCGACGACAACCAGCACCGCGTGACGAAGATGATCGGCAATGGCCTGCGCCCCGGCGCGTGGCGCGAATTCAAGACGCGATTCGGCGTCAACCATATCTGCGAGCTGTACGCCGCCAGTGACGGCAACATCGGCTTCACCAACGTGCTGAACTTCGACAACACCGTGGGCTTCTCCCTGATGACATGGGAACTGGCGGCCTACGATCACGACAGTGGCTTGCCGACTCGCAACGCCAAGGGCTTCATGCGCAAGGTGGCCAAAGGCGAGCAGGGCTTGTTGCTGGCGAAGATCGACGACAAGGCGCCGCTGGATGGCTACACCGATCCGCAGAAAACCGCAAAGGTCGTGCTCCACGACGTATTCGCCAAAGGCGACCGCTACTTCAACACCGGCGACCTGATGCGCAACATCGGTTTCGGCCACGCCCAGTTCGTCGACCGTCTGGGGGACACCTATCGCTGGAAAGGCGAAAACGTCTCGACCACCGAGGTCGAGAACATCCTCCTGCAACACCCGAACATTTGCGAAGCCGTGGCCTATGGCGTGGAAATCCGCAACACCAACGGCCGCGCCGGTATGGCCGCGATCACCCCTGCCGAATCCCTGGCGACCCTGGATTTCAGCGAGCTGCTGGCCTTCGCCCGGGAGCAGATGCCGGCCTATGCCGTGCCTGTGTTCCTGCGGGTCAAAGTGAAAATGGAAACCACCGGAACCTTCAAATACCAGAAGACCCGGCTCAAGGATGAAGCCTTCGACCCCGGCAGGACCGGTGATGATCCGATTTACGCCTGGCTGCCAGGGACCGGGACTTACGTGCCGGTCACCGAGCAGTTGCTTGAGGACATTCATGGCGGCAAGTACCGTTATTAA
- a CDS encoding ankyrin repeat domain-containing protein encodes MSDQSRQMTPEEAAEFAEQVFNKAREGDAAMMAALLTKGLPPNLRNHKGDTLLMLAAYHGHVETVKVLLEHKADPEIRNDNGQSPIAGAAFKGDLAVVKALVEGGAQVEGSSFDGRTALMMAAMFNRVEIVDYLIGKGADPKARDANGITALDAAKTMGAVDTTAQLQKLLG; translated from the coding sequence ATGTCAGACCAAAGCCGCCAGATGACCCCCGAAGAAGCCGCTGAATTTGCCGAACAGGTATTCAACAAGGCGCGCGAGGGCGATGCGGCCATGATGGCAGCGCTGCTGACCAAAGGCCTGCCGCCGAACCTGCGCAACCACAAGGGCGATACCTTGTTGATGCTGGCCGCTTACCACGGCCATGTGGAGACGGTAAAAGTCCTGCTCGAGCACAAGGCCGACCCGGAAATCCGCAACGACAACGGCCAGAGCCCGATTGCCGGCGCGGCGTTCAAGGGCGACCTGGCGGTGGTCAAGGCGTTGGTCGAAGGCGGTGCGCAGGTTGAAGGTTCGTCCTTCGACGGCCGCACGGCGCTGATGATGGCGGCGATGTTCAATCGCGTGGAAATCGTCGACTACCTGATCGGCAAGGGCGCCGATCCGAAGGCCAGGGACGCCAATGGCATCACCGCGCTGGATGCGGCCAAGACCATGGGTGCGGTGGATACCACGGCGCAGCTGCAGAAATTGCTCGGCTGA
- a CDS encoding phosphate ABC transporter substrate-binding/OmpA family protein: MMLRVLFLWVLCASLAQAASAGDLPTPEQGSVLRIQGSNTIGAALGPALVEGLMREQGLHKIHREAPDTANELRVVGETVQGRRVAVDIAAHGSSTGFTALQNASADLAASSRPIKDSEREALQSLGDLKQPDAEQVIAIDGLAIILHPQNPLNQLDTEQLARIFSGEVSTWEALGGRGGPIHLYARDDQSGTYDTFNELVLAGRGKTLSNTAKRFESSEQLSDAVSLDPQGIGFIGLPYVRQAKAVAIADGQSQAMLPLDSLIATEDYPLSRRLYFYLPPTGHNPWAEALVVFTQGHQGQAIVAANGFIAQTVQAMTVTPNVLMPEGYQALSRHAQRLSVNFRFEEGSATLDNKARQDLSRVLDYIKQHGKTRRQVTLAGFGDAKSDPARADLLSKLRAMAVRRELVKSGVVLREVRGFGAEMPVAANSADEGRIRNRRVEVWVY; this comes from the coding sequence ATGATGTTGCGCGTGTTGTTCCTGTGGGTGCTCTGCGCGAGCCTGGCGCAGGCGGCTTCGGCCGGTGATCTGCCGACACCCGAACAGGGTTCGGTGCTGCGCATCCAGGGTTCCAATACGATCGGCGCCGCACTGGGCCCGGCCCTGGTCGAAGGCCTGATGCGCGAGCAGGGTTTGCACAAGATTCACCGCGAAGCGCCGGACACCGCCAACGAACTGCGGGTGGTCGGCGAAACCGTTCAAGGGCGCCGGGTGGCGGTGGACATTGCGGCTCACGGCTCCAGCACCGGCTTCACCGCCCTGCAAAACGCCAGCGCCGATCTCGCCGCGTCTTCGCGCCCGATCAAGGACAGCGAACGGGAAGCCCTGCAATCGTTGGGCGACCTGAAACAACCTGACGCCGAGCAGGTGATCGCCATCGATGGCCTGGCGATCATCCTTCATCCGCAAAACCCGTTGAATCAACTCGACACCGAACAACTGGCGCGGATTTTCAGCGGCGAGGTGAGCACCTGGGAAGCACTCGGCGGTCGTGGCGGGCCGATTCATCTGTATGCGCGGGATGACCAATCGGGCACGTATGACACGTTCAACGAACTGGTTCTCGCAGGTCGTGGGAAAACCCTGAGCAACACCGCGAAACGTTTCGAATCCAGCGAGCAGTTGTCCGACGCGGTGAGCCTGGACCCGCAAGGCATCGGCTTCATCGGCCTGCCCTACGTGCGCCAGGCCAAAGCCGTGGCCATTGCCGACGGCCAATCCCAGGCCATGCTGCCGCTCGACAGCCTGATCGCCACGGAAGACTATCCATTGTCCCGTCGGCTGTACTTTTACCTGCCGCCCACCGGGCACAATCCCTGGGCCGAAGCGCTGGTCGTCTTCACCCAGGGCCATCAGGGCCAGGCCATCGTCGCGGCCAATGGTTTTATCGCCCAGACCGTGCAGGCCATGACGGTCACGCCGAATGTGCTGATGCCCGAGGGTTATCAGGCGCTCAGTCGCCACGCCCAGCGGCTGTCGGTCAATTTTCGCTTCGAAGAAGGCAGTGCGACCCTGGACAACAAGGCCCGGCAGGACCTTTCAAGGGTGCTCGACTATATAAAGCAGCACGGCAAGACCCGTCGACAGGTGACGCTGGCCGGGTTTGGCGACGCCAAGAGTGACCCGGCGCGGGCCGATCTGCTGTCGAAACTGCGCGCCATGGCGGTGCGCCGGGAGCTGGTGAAAAGCGGAGTGGTGTTGCGCGAGGTTCGCGGCTTCGGCGCCGAGATGCCGGTGGCGGCCAATAGCGCGGACGAGGGGCGGATCAGGAATCGGCGGGTTGAGGTGTGGGTGTATTGA
- a CDS encoding DNA polymerase II, translated as MDLQRGFVLTRHWRDTPAGTEVEFWVATDTGPQRIRLPYQPSVAFIPAAQREQAEALLQGEKNLELRPLALQDFEHRPVLGLYCQQHGQLMRLETALRKAGVDMFEADVRPPERYMMERFITAPVVFGGTPTAEGLLLDAQMKPDPDYRPTLRLVSLDIETTARGELYSIALEGCGERQVYMLGPPNGDHGAVDFQLEYCDSRTLLLKKLNEWFARHDPDAIIGWNVVQFDLRVLHEHARRLAVPLKLGRGGEEMQWREHGSRNHYFAAAAGRLIIDGIESLRSATWSFPSFSLENVAQTLLGEGKAIDNPYQRMDEINRMFAEDKPALARYNLKDCELVTRIFAKTELLTFLLERASVTGLPADRSGGSVAAFTHLYMPLMHRQGFVAPNLGSKPAQASPGGFVMDSQPGLYESVLVLDYKSLYPSIIRTFLIDPVGLIEGLKHPADSESVPGFRGARFSRTRHCLPAIVARVAEGRETAKREHNAPLSQALKIIMNAFYGVLGSSGCRFFDTRLASSITLRGHEIMLRTRQLIEAQGHTVIYGDTDSTFVWLRRAHGQQEAAQIGRALVDHVNQWWREHVRQEYGLDSALELQFETHYKRFLMPTIRGAEEGSKKRYAGLVTRADGSDEMVYKGLETVRTDWSPLARQFQQELYLRIFNRQPYQDYVRDYVRKTLAGEFDDRLIYRKRLRRTLDDYQRNVPPHVRAARIADDYNDRQGRPRQYQNGGWISYVISVAGPEPLEIRSAPIDYDHYVTRQLQPVADAILPFVDDDFSTLIGGQLGLF; from the coding sequence GTGGATTTACAGCGGGGCTTCGTCCTGACCCGGCATTGGCGCGACACACCGGCCGGTACGGAAGTCGAATTCTGGGTGGCGACCGATACCGGTCCCCAGCGTATCCGCCTGCCTTATCAACCTTCGGTGGCGTTCATCCCGGCGGCCCAGCGCGAGCAGGCCGAGGCGCTGTTGCAGGGGGAAAAAAACCTCGAACTGCGACCGCTGGCCTTGCAGGATTTCGAGCATCGCCCGGTGCTCGGCCTGTATTGCCAGCAGCATGGGCAACTGATGCGCCTGGAAACCGCGCTGCGCAAGGCCGGCGTCGATATGTTCGAAGCCGACGTGCGGCCGCCGGAGCGCTACATGATGGAGCGGTTCATCACGGCGCCGGTGGTCTTTGGCGGCACGCCCACTGCCGAGGGCCTGCTGCTCGACGCGCAGATGAAACCCGACCCGGACTACCGACCCACGCTCCGGCTGGTGTCCCTGGACATCGAAACCACCGCCCGGGGCGAGTTGTATTCCATCGCCCTGGAAGGCTGTGGCGAGCGTCAGGTCTATATGCTGGGCCCGCCCAACGGTGACCACGGCGCGGTGGATTTCCAGCTTGAATACTGTGACTCGCGCACCCTGCTGCTGAAAAAACTCAATGAGTGGTTCGCCCGCCATGATCCCGACGCGATCATCGGCTGGAACGTCGTGCAGTTCGACCTGCGCGTACTGCACGAGCACGCCCGGCGCCTGGCGGTGCCATTGAAACTGGGGCGTGGCGGCGAGGAAATGCAGTGGCGCGAACACGGCAGCCGCAATCATTACTTCGCCGCGGCCGCCGGGCGATTGATCATCGATGGCATCGAATCCCTGCGCTCGGCGACCTGGAGCTTCCCCTCGTTCAGCCTGGAAAACGTCGCGCAAACCCTGCTTGGCGAAGGCAAGGCGATCGACAACCCTTACCAGCGCATGGACGAAATCAACCGCATGTTCGCCGAGGACAAACCGGCCCTGGCCCGGTACAACCTCAAGGACTGCGAACTGGTGACGCGCATCTTCGCCAAGACCGAGTTGCTGACCTTCCTCCTGGAACGGGCCAGCGTCACCGGTTTGCCGGCGGACCGCAGCGGTGGGTCGGTGGCGGCCTTCACCCACCTGTACATGCCGCTGATGCACCGCCAGGGGTTCGTCGCGCCCAATCTCGGCAGCAAGCCCGCGCAAGCCAGCCCCGGCGGATTCGTCATGGACTCGCAACCGGGGCTGTATGAATCGGTGCTGGTGCTGGACTACAAAAGTCTCTATCCGTCGATCATCCGCACCTTCCTCATCGACCCGGTGGGCCTGATCGAGGGCCTCAAGCATCCCGCAGACAGCGAGTCGGTGCCGGGTTTTCGCGGCGCGCGTTTTTCCAGGACCCGGCACTGCCTGCCGGCGATCGTCGCCCGCGTCGCCGAAGGCCGGGAAACCGCCAAGCGCGAGCACAACGCGCCGCTGTCCCAGGCCTTGAAGATCATCATGAACGCTTTCTACGGCGTGCTCGGCTCCAGTGGCTGCCGCTTCTTCGATACGCGCCTGGCGTCGTCCATCACCCTGCGCGGCCACGAAATCATGCTGCGCACCCGCCAGTTGATCGAAGCCCAGGGCCACACGGTGATCTACGGCGACACCGACTCGACCTTCGTCTGGCTGCGCCGCGCCCACGGCCAGCAGGAAGCGGCGCAGATCGGCCGCGCCCTGGTGGACCACGTCAACCAGTGGTGGCGCGAACACGTGCGCCAGGAATATGGCCTGGACAGTGCTCTGGAACTGCAGTTCGAGACCCATTACAAACGCTTCCTGATGCCGACCATCCGCGGCGCCGAGGAGGGCAGCAAGAAGCGCTATGCCGGGCTGGTGACCCGCGCCGACGGCAGCGATGAAATGGTCTACAAAGGCCTGGAAACCGTGCGCACCGACTGGTCGCCGCTGGCCCGGCAATTCCAGCAGGAGCTATACCTGCGCATCTTCAATCGCCAGCCTTATCAGGATTACGTGCGCGACTATGTGCGCAAGACCCTGGCCGGTGAGTTCGATGACCGACTGATCTACCGCAAGCGCCTGCGTCGCACCCTCGACGATTACCAACGCAACGTGCCGCCCCATGTCCGCGCGGCGCGTATCGCCGACGACTACAACGACCGTCAGGGCCGGCCGCGGCAGTACCAGAACGGGGGGTGGATCAGCTATGTGATCAGCGTCGCCGGGCCCGAACCGCTGGAGATCCGCAGTGCACCCATCGATTACGACCACTACGTCACCCGGCAATTGCAACCGGTGGCGGATGCGATCCTGCCCTTCGTCGACGACGACTTCTCGACCCTGATCGGTGGGCAACTAGGCCTGTTTTGA
- a CDS encoding DUF1810 domain-containing protein, whose amino-acid sequence MRSTDPLDRFDLQRFIQAQNPVFERVQDELSDGRKRSHWMWFIFPQFTGLGDSEMSRHFAIHSAAEAQAYLQHPVLSTRLRTCTQLVLDIEPRPIAAIFGHPDELKFHSSMTLFAQIDSEDNLFNRALDQYFHGIPDAWTLTLLDSKQA is encoded by the coding sequence ATGAGAAGCACCGATCCACTCGACAGGTTCGACCTGCAACGCTTCATTCAGGCGCAGAACCCGGTATTCGAACGGGTTCAGGATGAGCTGAGCGATGGCCGCAAGCGCAGCCACTGGATGTGGTTCATCTTTCCGCAGTTCACCGGGCTGGGGGACAGCGAGATGTCCCGTCACTTCGCGATTCACTCCGCCGCGGAAGCGCAGGCCTACCTGCAACACCCGGTGTTGAGCACGCGCCTGCGCACCTGCACGCAATTGGTCCTGGACATTGAGCCGCGCCCGATTGCGGCGATCTTCGGCCACCCTGACGAGCTCAAGTTTCACTCCTCGATGACCCTGTTCGCTCAGATCGATAGCGAAGACAATCTCTTCAACCGGGCACTGGATCAGTATTTCCACGGCATTCCTGACGCGTGGACGTTAACCCTGCTGGACTCAAAACAGGCCTAG
- a CDS encoding aldo/keto reductase: protein MRTLDLAGVNVPVIGQGTWRMGEDPSRRSQEVAALRQGIELGMTLIDTAEMYGEGGAEQVVGEAIAGRRDQVFLVSKVYPHNASRDGIPQACERSLQRLGTDYIDVYLLHWRGQYPLEETVDAFERLREAGKIGRWGVSNFDLDDLHELAAPACATNQVLYNLEERGIEFDLLPWCQQHRLPVMAYCPIGQGGEMLAHPALMHVAVRHDATPAQVALAWILRQDDVIAIPKAVSPEHVQLNAQAAQLRLETGDLEALDHAFHAPQRKQRLAMV from the coding sequence ATGCGCACCCTCGATCTGGCAGGCGTCAACGTACCGGTCATCGGCCAGGGCACCTGGCGCATGGGGGAGGACCCTTCACGGCGCAGCCAGGAGGTGGCGGCGTTGCGCCAGGGCATCGAGCTGGGCATGACCCTGATCGACACCGCTGAAATGTACGGCGAAGGCGGTGCCGAGCAAGTGGTGGGTGAAGCCATTGCCGGTAGGCGCGACCAGGTGTTTCTGGTCAGCAAGGTGTACCCGCACAACGCCAGCCGCGACGGCATCCCCCAGGCGTGCGAGCGCAGTCTGCAACGGCTGGGTACCGACTACATTGATGTGTACCTGTTGCACTGGCGTGGCCAGTATCCCCTGGAGGAAACCGTCGACGCGTTCGAGCGCCTGCGCGAAGCCGGCAAGATCGGCCGCTGGGGCGTGTCCAATTTCGACCTGGATGACCTGCACGAACTGGCCGCGCCGGCCTGCGCCACTAACCAGGTGCTCTACAATCTGGAAGAACGTGGCATAGAATTCGATCTGCTGCCCTGGTGCCAGCAGCATCGCCTGCCAGTCATGGCCTACTGTCCAATCGGCCAGGGTGGGGAGATGCTGGCCCACCCGGCGCTCATGCACGTTGCCGTCCGACACGACGCGACGCCGGCGCAGGTCGCGCTGGCATGGATTCTGCGTCAGGACGACGTAATCGCCATCCCCAAGGCGGTCAGCCCTGAACACGTGCAACTGAATGCGCAAGCCGCGCAATTGCGGCTTGAAACCGGAGATCTGGAGGCGCTGGACCATGCGTTTCACGCGCCACAACGAAAGCAACGGCTGGCCATGGTCTGA
- a CDS encoding sulfite exporter TauE/SafE family protein yields MEFVNFGLVVAGLVVGFIVGMTGVGGGSLMTPILLWFGVNPATAVGTDLLYAAITKSSGVLVHRKNNNIDWSITGWLTLGSVPAVLMTLWFLSTLQTSPDAMNAVIKQALGFVLFATALAIFFKKRLLDFAHKRAGGNYNPSGPRLNGLTVLTGLVLGTMVALTSIGAGALGTVALFILYPMLPTRRLVGTEIAHAVPLTLVAGLGHASMGNMDWHVLGYLLVGSLPGIYLGSHLTGRISDEMLRPCLATMLALIGYKLAF; encoded by the coding sequence ATGGAATTCGTTAACTTCGGGTTGGTGGTCGCAGGTTTAGTGGTGGGTTTCATCGTCGGCATGACCGGTGTGGGCGGCGGCTCATTGATGACGCCGATCCTGCTGTGGTTCGGTGTCAATCCGGCGACGGCGGTGGGCACGGATCTGCTGTACGCCGCGATTACCAAATCCAGCGGCGTTCTGGTTCATAGAAAGAACAACAACATCGATTGGTCAATCACCGGCTGGCTGACCCTCGGCAGTGTGCCGGCGGTGCTGATGACGCTGTGGTTCCTGAGCACCCTGCAGACATCCCCCGATGCCATGAACGCCGTGATCAAACAGGCCCTGGGCTTTGTCCTGTTTGCCACCGCGCTGGCGATTTTCTTCAAGAAGCGCTTGCTCGATTTCGCCCACAAACGCGCGGGCGGCAACTACAACCCCAGCGGCCCACGCCTGAACGGGCTGACCGTGCTGACCGGCCTTGTGCTCGGCACCATGGTCGCCCTGACCTCCATCGGTGCGGGCGCCCTGGGCACCGTGGCCCTGTTCATTCTTTATCCAATGCTGCCCACCCGCCGCCTGGTGGGCACGGAAATCGCCCACGCCGTACCCCTGACCCTGGTCGCCGGCCTCGGTCACGCGAGCATGGGCAACATGGATTGGCACGTACTGGGCTACTTGCTGGTCGGTTCGCTGCCGGGCATTTACCTGGGCAGTCACCTGACTGGCCGCATCTCCGACGAAATGTTGCGTCCTTGCCTGGCCACGATGCTGGCGCTGATCGGCTACAAACTGGCGTTCTGA
- a CDS encoding VOC family protein has translation MSAQLNHTIVWCRDKQASAHFLADILGLAAPEPFGPMLIVKLDNGVSLDFYNNDPPIASQHYAFLLGDEEFDAAFARLQTRKQPWWADPGKQRLDEIDDYGGGRRVYFDDPDGHLLEIFTRE, from the coding sequence ATGAGCGCTCAGCTGAACCACACCATCGTCTGGTGCCGCGACAAGCAGGCATCGGCCCATTTTCTGGCAGACATCCTCGGCCTGGCCGCTCCTGAACCCTTTGGCCCGATGTTGATCGTCAAGCTCGACAACGGCGTGTCGCTGGATTTCTATAACAACGACCCGCCGATCGCTTCCCAGCACTATGCGTTTTTGCTCGGTGACGAGGAGTTCGATGCGGCCTTCGCCCGTCTGCAAACGCGAAAGCAACCCTGGTGGGCTGATCCCGGCAAGCAGCGACTGGACGAAATAGATGACTACGGTGGTGGCCGGCGGGTCTACTTCGATGACCCGGACGGGCACCTGCTGGAAATTTTCACCCGTGAGTGA
- a CDS encoding GNAT family N-acetyltransferase produces the protein MEIDYLCNHPALIPELAELNFKEWGQFKPGDTLQARTERMRAACGKGTVPTVLVALDGTQLLGGALLIESDLGSRPELTPWLAGVYVKAEHRGRGIASGLVSRIVEEAAALAIPRLFLYTDSAQSLYARLGWEIVEQLDDDGLEITVMARDTSKV, from the coding sequence ATGGAAATCGATTACCTCTGCAACCACCCCGCCCTGATCCCGGAATTGGCCGAGCTGAATTTCAAGGAATGGGGTCAATTCAAACCCGGCGACACCCTCCAGGCAAGAACCGAACGTATGCGCGCTGCATGCGGCAAAGGTACCGTGCCCACCGTGCTAGTCGCCCTTGATGGTACGCAACTGCTTGGCGGAGCCCTGCTGATCGAGAGTGATCTGGGATCACGGCCCGAGTTGACGCCCTGGCTGGCAGGCGTTTACGTCAAGGCCGAGCATCGTGGTCGGGGCATCGCCTCCGGGCTGGTGTCGCGTATCGTCGAGGAGGCGGCGGCACTCGCAATCCCCAGGCTCTTTCTATATACCGACTCGGCCCAGTCGCTTTACGCCAGACTGGGCTGGGAGATCGTGGAACAACTGGACGACGACGGGCTCGAGATCACAGTGATGGCACGCGATACGTCGAAGGTTTAA
- a CDS encoding DUF4174 domain-containing protein, which produces MLIRSLTLATLLAFAGPLFAADGDSPLDMDKGRARPLIVIAPSTVDPTWVSLKKALDEPANRKGFDDRNMVLYTVLNLMGQREGKDLGPQDTAALIRSLKLGAGAKTKVILVGKDGEKKLEQSDAVDLQAIFKTIDELPATEKEATVPTPPPVTEPAPAKGAKATKPSKPTKSAKPAKPPEMPDD; this is translated from the coding sequence ATGCTCATCAGGTCATTGACCCTGGCTACCCTGCTGGCTTTCGCCGGTCCCTTGTTCGCCGCCGATGGCGACTCACCGCTGGACATGGACAAGGGCAGGGCCCGGCCATTGATCGTCATCGCTCCGAGTACGGTCGATCCCACATGGGTCAGCTTGAAAAAGGCCCTGGATGAGCCGGCCAACCGCAAGGGCTTCGACGATCGCAACATGGTGCTGTACACCGTGCTCAACCTGATGGGCCAGCGCGAAGGCAAAGACCTGGGGCCGCAAGACACGGCGGCATTGATCCGCTCGCTCAAGTTGGGCGCCGGCGCGAAGACCAAGGTGATTCTGGTCGGCAAGGACGGCGAAAAGAAACTGGAACAGTCGGATGCGGTCGACCTGCAGGCGATCTTCAAGACCATTGACGAATTGCCGGCGACAGAGAAAGAAGCAACCGTGCCGACACCACCGCCAGTGACCGAACCCGCCCCGGCCAAGGGCGCCAAGGCGACAAAACCGAGCAAACCGACCAAGTCCGCCAAGCCCGCCAAGCCGCCTGAAATGCCGGACGATTGA
- the ampC gene encoding class C beta-lactamase, with translation MPRYNLNKFASYSAFVLFLGAGHCVADERIESIVNAAIKPVMQQQQIAGVAVAITVNGEAHYFNYGVASKENGTAVTEDTLFEIGSVSKTFTATLAAYAQATGKLSLSDKASNVLPELRGSAFDNISVLQLGTYSAGGLPLQFPEEADAPDKMLGYFKQWQPTYAAGSHRQYSNPSLGLFGYLAAKSMGAPFDEVMEKILLPTLGLKHTFLKVPQDQMGLYAQGYNKEDKPVRVGPGALDSEAYGVKTSAADLLRYVQVNMKPAGLEAPLQRAIAATHTGYYQVGEMTQGLGWELYHYPVTLDQLLAGNSTQMAMEAHKVQWLNPPQPQSDAVLVNKTGSTGGFGAYVAYVPSKDIGIVILANKNYPNAERVKVAHTVLGALSK, from the coding sequence ATGCCTAGATACAACCTCAACAAATTCGCGTCCTACAGCGCTTTCGTACTTTTCCTCGGTGCCGGTCACTGCGTAGCGGACGAGCGTATCGAATCCATCGTCAACGCCGCCATCAAACCGGTGATGCAGCAACAGCAGATCGCCGGTGTCGCGGTCGCGATCACCGTCAACGGCGAGGCGCATTACTTCAACTACGGCGTGGCCTCGAAGGAAAACGGCACGGCGGTCACCGAAGACACCCTGTTCGAGATCGGTTCGGTGAGCAAGACCTTCACGGCCACCCTCGCCGCCTACGCCCAGGCGACGGGCAAACTTTCCCTGTCAGACAAGGCCAGCAACGTCCTGCCAGAGCTGCGCGGCAGTGCGTTCGACAACATCAGCGTATTGCAACTGGGCACCTACAGCGCTGGCGGCCTGCCGCTGCAATTTCCTGAGGAGGCCGACGCGCCGGACAAGATGCTCGGCTATTTCAAGCAGTGGCAACCGACCTACGCCGCTGGCAGCCACCGGCAGTATTCGAACCCGAGCCTGGGGCTGTTTGGCTATCTGGCGGCCAAGAGCATGGGCGCGCCGTTCGATGAGGTGATGGAAAAGATCCTGCTGCCGACACTCGGGTTGAAGCACACCTTCCTCAAGGTGCCGCAGGATCAGATGGGGCTTTATGCCCAGGGGTACAACAAGGAAGACAAGCCGGTGCGGGTCGGGCCGGGGGCGCTGGATTCGGAGGCGTATGGGGTGAAAACCAGCGCGGCGGATCTGCTGCGTTATGTTCAGGTGAACATGAAACCGGCAGGGCTTGAAGCGCCGCTGCAGCGGGCAATCGCCGCCACGCACACTGGGTATTACCAGGTCGGTGAGATGACTCAGGGATTGGGTTGGGAGCTCTACCACTACCCGGTCACGCTTGATCAGTTGCTCGCCGGTAACTCGACGCAGATGGCGATGGAAGCTCACAAAGTCCAGTGGCTGAATCCGCCGCAACCACAATCGGACGCTGTGTTGGTCAATAAAACCGGCTCGACGGGTGGCTTCGGCGCCTATGTCGCGTATGTGCCCTCGAAAGATATCGGCATCGTGATCCTCGCCAACAAGAACTACCCGAATGCTGAGCGGGTGAAAGTGGCGCATACGGTGTTGGGCGCACTGAGCAAATAA